GGCATGGCGTCTTGGCCATTCACCGCAACGCGAAAAGCGTACGGGCCTTGCTCGAAAACGGTCACCAAGTCGACTTGTGGAATGCCGACGGTTTGACGCCGCTGCACGTTGCGATCGCCGCGTGGGGTGATTTCTACGACAATTCCGACGCCGTCCTGGCCTTGCTCGGGGCGGGCTCGAGCCCCGAAGCTGGGACCTTCCAAGGCGACAGGGCCTTGCACGTCGCTGTGCGCAAGGGGCCCCGCACGAATCCGACCGTGGTCCGCTTGCTCATCAAGCACGGTGCGGATGTAAACGGTCGGGACGGCATGGGCAACACCCCGCTGTTCCGTGCTCGAACCGTTGAAATCGCCGAGGCATTGCTTGAGGCAGGGGCGATGCCGAACATTAAAAACAAGTACGGCTTGACCGCCCTCGATGTCGCCGAAGCGGATGGGTTGCACGAGGTTGCTGAAGTCCTTCGTTCTGCCAGCGCAACCACCCGGTACAAGCCGCGGTTGCCGTTGCGCACGACGTGCAGCGTCGTCAAGCACAAGTGTGCTTAAGGAGAACCGCCATACACATTGAAAGTTTCGACGGCATGATGGAGCTGGTCGACGCCGGGGAGATCGATTTGCTGGACTTGCTGCGGGGTGGACTGCATCTGGGGATCCCAATCCAGCGCGTTAAACAACACGACGGCAAAACCCTGCTTCACGTGCCGCAAGTCGTATCGGACCCTGATGTGGTCGGATACGCCCCCGATTTGTATGCCAATCTGAACACGGAGGACGACAGCAGCGACACGCCTCTTCATATCGTAGCGACTGATGATCGCTACCCAGAGGAGACTCTGTCCCTGTTGGTCGACCACGACGCAGACATCCTGGCTTGCAAC
This portion of the Robbsia betulipollinis genome encodes:
- a CDS encoding ankyrin repeat domain-containing protein, producing the protein MNTLLHIAAAWPSEAMKETAFSHRHGVLAIHRNAKSVRALLENGHQVDLWNADGLTPLHVAIAAWGDFYDNSDAVLALLGAGSSPEAGTFQGDRALHVAVRKGPRTNPTVVRLLIKHGADVNGRDGMGNTPLFRARTVEIAEALLEAGAMPNIKNKYGLTALDVAEADGLHEVAEVLRSASATTRYKPRLPLRTTCSVVKHKCA
- a CDS encoding ankyrin repeat domain-containing protein; this translates as MMELVDAGEIDLLDLLRGGLHLGIPIQRVKQHDGKTLLHVPQVVSDPDVVGYAPDLYANLNTEDDSSDTPLHIVATDDRYPEETLSLLVDHDADILACNVHGLTPLHVNAITALVEAGCDVKALNRDGLTPRDLARNNVQNFAEIDKIFYNAESIRLAVVAQGVVFDNEAEEKSRARL